A stretch of DNA from Cheilinus undulatus linkage group 7, ASM1832078v1, whole genome shotgun sequence:
AAGTGTGCATATTTGTCAGCATTTGTTTCTGAGGTGTTATAAGGTGGTTTCACTGGTCAAACTGTAGAAATCTAAAAGATCCATCAGCTCTTTTTAAAACAGACACATAATTTCTGTGAAGCTGACTCTTGATGCTGAGTGCTGTCTCTTTTGTGTGCTTTCTGCAGAAGTGGTACTTGAGCCTGGACCCGTCCAGGGTCACCACCAGCGGTTACTGCATTAAAGATACTGCTGTTCTCTGCCTCACTCTGCCAAACAATGCCGCCAGTCTGCAGTTCACCTTCAAGAAGGTACACAATATTAGACAATTAGATATAATATTTCTCACTGGAAGGTTTTCATGTTGTCCATTGAGCAAAGAAAGGCAGGCAGGCAGTGATTCAACCAAGAACATTTAACCTCAAGTACTGCACTTAAGCAGAAAGTATTTGAGTTGTTTGTAGTTGACTTAATGTGTGCATTTCATGCAACTTTTATTTCTCCAGCTCTACACCAGAGTGCTGGAGAAACTTTTTTCTCCAGTGCATTTTTCCTGCCTTCAGTAGtactgtttaaattaaattcaaCATATATTTCTCTAAATTAGGTGCAGTATTAACCCAACAAACTAAATgatttttcatttagttttcatttcatgagaaaaaaatcctccctCTGAGACTATTCCTTtctatttctacttttttatgTTCTCTAACTTTAATTTTCTACTTATAATTCCTTCAATTATCTCTCTTACAAAGTATTCCTGGTCAAGACAGCAGCATAAAAAGGTTGTTGCTTTTAAAAGATTGAAGAAAAATCAGCAATCAGACACTTTTTATGTAACTTTTACATGTTTGTTGAAGCATTGGTTGAAGAACACATTGAAGCAGTTAATCatagataaaacataaaaacaaacaggcacAACACGGCACAATGACTGACTTTTCTTTCAATATCTTGAGGTAAATTGTGGCCTATATGTGTTGGTAGGCGTCATATGATTTGTAATCTGTCTCTTGAATGGAAATGATGACATGCTGCTGAACTCTTGGCCAGCTCACCCTTGAGATCTGGATCTCACCAGGCCTTCATCTGATTAAACTGggttaaataaatgcatttaacaTCCTGTGATTCAAAATAATCAATCAGTAGTTCTTGTTTTTCTTAGCTTCAATACCACTTGTCATCATTTACTCTGAGTTTGAGAGCACAGAAAGTAAAAAGGGAGAATGTTACACGATAGTACAgtaccagctgattaccagacAGATTAGCATAGCAGGCTGAAGTGCAATGTGGAAAAACTCAAACAGTTAAGGAATAATAGCACAGGCACGGGCCAGAAATTTGGATTTGCatgaaaaggaaaacaagatTAACACAGATGTCCAGTTGAATGGAATAATGGAAGGTGTTTTTTTCCAGTTGTGTGAAATAAGCACAAACTCTTTGGCTCACAGCACCGTGGGGAATCAGCTATGTGTAAGAGGTTTTAGTTTAGAAAGAAATGCTTGACTTTGCTTgtaatggaaaacaaaaatgttgcttccacatctgtgtttttgttaaaagattAGTATTCTGTTGGTTAAGGCTGCAGCAAATTCAAAAGCACATTATTGTCACCAAACATTCTTAGACACCAGCTATGTGGAAGTCCTCCATTAAAtacagttttcatgttttattgttgtgAAAGTGGGATAGGTAGAAGGATGATGCAGCAGAGGGTTTTATCAGCTGATTGGTGTCTGCAGTGTGTTCATAGATGACGTTCCTCTGAAATGTATGGTTActattttctctccttttctgtgAGCAGAGATCATCTCAGCTGCCCAACAGTAAATTAGACTCTAATTAGCCCATGTTATTCACAGTTTCACCACAGGATGTCACTAATGTTATTTTACTCTGGCTGAGGTTTAACGGTGTCAGACTCAGCAggttctgaatttaggtctcatttgagagcctaacagggtcaacatttaaccataaactgtcagccTCACTTCCCCTCAATTATGGGGggtatgcatatatatatatatatatatatatatagcacTGACgataaataattttcaaaaagtcaagaggaagtttaaaggctcaaaatctgagataaaaaaggtaaacttgtaagttcaaaaggtcagaacagaaatttaaaaatctaaacattttaaaagtcaaatgtgtgaaatagaaaatcaaaatcatgagttttaaaggtcaaaatatgagatcaaattcaaaatcatgagttttaaaggtcaaaatatgagatgaaattcaaaatcatgagttttaaaggtcaaaatttgagataaaattcaaaaaaggagttttaaaggtcaaaatatgagatagaaagttgaaatcatgagatttaaaggtcaaaatagggggtacaattcaaaattgtgagttttaaagatcaaaatatgagatgaaattcaaaatcatgagtttaaaaaggtcaaaatttgagataaaatttaattttttaaatcacaagttTTGAAGGTgaaaattacatattttcaatcatgaattttaaaggtaaaaaagataTTTGACATCATGACTTTTAGAAGTtgaaatatgagtttaaattttAGATTGTGAatcaaaaaaggtcaaaacatgaattaaaaagttgaaatcatgaatCAGTCTTAAATGTGAGAtggaaaattgaaaatatgaaatatgaaatatgaaatatgaaataaattcattttcccacattccttactttttatctaattatttttacttaactttttcaatttttatgacttaataaGGATATTTAAACCATCTAGGAGGAAACTTGCAGAcatcatactggtgggccagttatgaATATGACATGAACTTGTGGGcagggtataactgtaccacggttggatttggtccccgggccttgagttcgACACCCCTGGTGTCTCAATACTTTTAGAGTTTTACGTACATTTAAATGACTGTTACAGCCGTTCACAGATGTTATTTTGAGCCATTAACCTCTGCAGTGACAGGAGTGAGAGAAAACACTTGGACGTTATTTTTACGGGTTAAAATTAACCTTACATTTTTCTGCTGCATCCAGACAATGACAAAACTTAAGCTACAACCTCACCAGCTTTAGTGAGGACTGAGTAACTTAGATGCTGGCtacttgtgtttgtgtggatgaaTATGATTGTGTCTGTTAGAAATCAGGGGATTTATGAATCAGCCTCAGTCTGTGTCCATTATATTTTCAGCTCCAGCCCAAGAATTACTTCTGTGTCACCGAGCTAAAAGCTCATGTTACTCCTCTGCCCGTCTGCCACAGATGTGCCAGTAAGACCACAGAGAGACACGCAACACGTCTACTATCAAACCTGTAAGAACTGACACTGCTCACTGTTTGACCTCCTCTTCCTCGCAGATAAGACTTACGCCGGTGTGATGGCCAATGGGGAGCTGTTTACCACAGCCACAGGACAGAGCTACAAGTGCTTATCTGAGAGTCTGATTCAGATGTCGTCTCAGCTGAAGATCAAACTGGTTCCTCTGCAGGTGCAGGCCTTCAAGCTGGACAAAGGACAGTTTGGAAAAGGTAACTAACCTGATTATCGGCATGAAAAGAAATGGGTAAATCAAGCTGGCTTCACAAATTTCAAAGCGTGCGTGTGGGTTTATCCTGCTTTAGCAGGTTTAGCACTAGACTCCTAATAACATCCTGCTGAAACATTAACAACACTCAGTATTTTGAAGAAGGACAAATTTTTAACTGGATTTTAAATGTTAGTTAACACAGGGCAGTTTTATCTCTTCTCTTTGTTGAAAAGTCATTGCTGAGCGGTTGGTAGTGATGTTGATTTCTTCAGGAAGAGACTGAATAATCTGATCCATCCCATGCAGTTGTCAAAGGCAGCCTGGTAAAGGAGGGGGGGTAGGTGCAGAATTTCTTGATCTTGCCTAGACTTTTCATACAGTTAAGTATACAGCAGTCTGCCTGAATCAAGACTTTCCATCAGTTCACTGAACAGGATTAGGTCTAAGTTTCATAGCAGCTCACAGTGCATAtagataaatgataaaacatcatatttaaaaGCCTAAGATTTCATCTTAGGGCTGCTGTTGTTTAGTGGCTTGGTTTTCAATAGGTAGGTTAggatccaaaagtgggtcatgaagcaattttcagtgggtcacagatttgtgcctggaaaaatatgtggaaaaaaactctatgatgtgctttaaccctctgagactggcGTTATCATGtacgacaagaagagacatgTGTTATTCAAAGTAAAgtcacttttgaaccataaatcaaaGTCACTTGCTGTTTTCATCTGAAAGCCCTCCACTGAGCTGTTTtaatgacgctatccacgccttagctcttacagaacattttctagcaagcctggaaatTAGGTGAccttccagggtctttaaagattaaatccacaccaataACTCTGATATTAAACAGCTTTATATCCATTTAATGACACATGTTTGAACCGTTCCTACAGCTAGCAGCTAACGCCATCAGCcatattttgtgtttgtatcccagaatgcattgtgactgggctgtgacaaccaatggcaggctgtcccattgtcacatcatgctttgtcaaacagCATCTGTGCAATCACtttgaaactggcaaaaagagcctgaatgactcattatagagaaaaagagacacagcggctgtgatgtgtccgtctgtgtcactgcagacaggaaatgctttgaataatgactcaaattcccaagaacattttaagtaaaaacataaatattttgaagatttttttttttgtcacagaatgattttttcccccatttttggttccaaagagatgggagaagaaattcatccaaaaaaaaaagacgtttagagcttgactgtgctcCATTTGActgatgttttacaaactttttcagacaaaaagtccaggtgagaaaaaaatgtttggggACTCAGGGGGTAAATTTTGTATATGTCTCCTTGTCTTTGATGTGCTACAGCTTTTGTTCCTTAGGTTTGGGGGGGTGGGTGGATCCTgatgctagaccagttgagaaccactggtttagtgCATACTACATTAATATTCTCCCATTGGTGTGTGACGGACTGTACGCAGATGACACAGTATAATATGCATgtgagtaaagaaaaaaaaaaatttttttatgaaaaacattGTGTTCccaaatatttatgcagatgGACATATGACAGAAAATGatctcaagtttaaaaactttgatGTCACACAATGATTTGTCTTACTTTCATTACTGTATAGTCTCAACCAAACAAGACTGTCTTAAAACCCATCAGGCCACTCCATTAACAAGCTCTGACTATTCTGGATAGGAAATCACATCAGTGATGGCGTATAAGATCATCTATAATGCTGTTGCTCCTCCACCATTGGAGAGCTTTGTCCAACTTCACTCTGGGCACATGAGCAGAGCTTTAAGGCCTGCACGAGCAAAGACTGTAGTAACCCTAAACACGGCTCCACCTCTGCTAATCTGCTTGTCCTTTTAAAGCCATGAAAGCATGGAGTAATCTCCCAACCAATCTGAAACTTTGCATACACTGCCGCATTCTCTCACGAGGAGTTAGGAGTGGATTTTAAGGAACCAGTGTTTTCAGCATCAATTTGACATCTCAACAACTTTACTTCAACTTTGAGATGCATGTGCATCACACTCAAATGTGTGTATGTTGTTCTGTGCACTCCTTTTATCTTATCACGTGTGATTTTGTGTTTGCACTTGCATGGGCATCtaatctgtgttttattgttttgctcCTTTTTCAGCCCAGGGCTTTAAATGGAAATAAGCTAGTAAGCTAGATCAAGTACTACGCATATTTACTGTTATTGAGACTGTTATTTTGTACATTGTTTCCAATACAAGTATAAATATGCTAAACTTGAAGCTAAGCCTCATAGTCTGGTTTATTCTTTGAGTCTGTTGTGAAAATAGAGAATCAGCTTctgacaaagaaacaaacataagCACCAGTGTAGGAaactttttcatgcatttttccaTTACTCTTAACTCTTTTGAGCCTGTTTCTCCAGCATTCAGCttatatttcttgttttcacaACACGGTAATAAGCATCATTGTAACTAGCAAAATATTCTTTTATCTTCCAGAAATCCTAACCACCAAATGATTCACTCTCATACCATTCGCTGCATTTCTGATTCTGCTTGCATTTCATATGTTTTGGGAGTTCTCATAGGTTGCAGATTTCTTGAGGACAGTTTTTGTTACCCTGTCATCCATGTTGGCCTCTCAGCAAATGTTTTGCTGCTTAATAAGAGCTCTAATTTAGAGCTTtctattaaacaaaaatgtgtattttgagtctagtttgcatgttctctctgtgcatgcatggtCTCTCTCTAGGTAATCCATcttcctcccatcaccaaagacatgctcattaggttaattggtgactctaaattgcccgtaggtgtgagtgttccagggtgtaccctgcctcttgtccaatgacagctgggataggctccacctCCCCATGACTCCCTGTGAGGTTGATTTCACAAGTAAACGCTCAAGTGACTGCACAGATCCAGACATGATGCAGACATGTTTTCTAGTATTTCTGATATTTAACTCATTTCTTCTTGCCTCCTGTCTCATGTTTCAGAGGAGGAGTGCTGGGCTGACTACACCAAGCGAGTCGTCCCCATCATCATCGGGGCCGTGGTGGTGTGTATTGTTCTGGTCGCTCTGGTAACTTTCCTGTTCATCAGAGACCGTCGGATACAAGGTTACGACACCCTATGAGCTGAAACTTGATGAGGAAAAAATCCAGGTCAAAGAAAATGTCTTATTTGTGACAGTCACAAAAAGCTTTGCCAGTTTTTCACGCTTTAACTTAAGAGTGAAATTTTCCTCTTggatcctgattttttttttttttttttttttttttttttttgaggtcTAAAATGATATTCCAGCTATAAATGCAGTCAACAGCATtctttgtatttaatttttttttgttaaattgagtaaattaagtttatttttaatcttcagATCTCTGTAGAATTACACGGTGTATCCATTTTGCACGTTGCTCCCTGTGTTGTAGTTTCATTTATTCCTAGACTATAAAAAGTATGGGATGCAGTCAGTCATTTGGTTTCTGAAGGGGGCTTTTGAAGTCACAGGGATCACCgtgttaaaaatgctttgaCAAACTAACTTTCTCAGAGCTTAATCACAGACCAAGTAGTGGAGCTGAGACGGGCCTTAAGCCTCCTGACATGTGCCCATAAAGACGTGATTTATTCTGACCACATCATTGTTTGAATAAGGCTGTAaaaattttttatttctgttgtaaacatTTCAGCATGTGGCGTGAATGTGACTCCTGGTGcttctgcagctttttgcacTTCTAAGCTGGCTTCATTTCCCAACCACAGGGGTTGGCACTTGAATTTATTAGTTATTGATTATGACCATTATTTCAAAAAAAGGGAATTAGGCTTGAAATGACTTACAGAGCTCTCAatcaaacatgtaaataaatgaaCTGATTGTATTTCATTATTTAAGATAAAACTCTCAGACTTTAATAGTTATTTGTAACTTTGTTAAATCTGCAGAGAGCTAATTTAAATCAAAGTTGATTTAATTGGAGTTTTGAAACAGTATAACTTAactttattaatcattttagcTTGGTTACAGGGTGCTGTTTTTTTGCATGAAGATGTTTCAAacaaaaagtgttttgttttaaaatgtggtgcaaaactaaaaaaaaatacaaagactgCAATATAACTGTATAATAATGGTGTCCAACTCATTTTCTATGTTTTAATtgctttaaaagtgtttgaaataaagtGAGATTAATTCTGTTATTGTGGATGTGCatgcatttttgtaactttgtttGAATATATCTTTCAGGGCTTTTATGCATGTATTTATGGAGGAAGACAGGTGATAGAATCAGAAATAGAgtgggggaaagacatgcaggaaatgatGCCCCAGGCTGGACTTAAACCCAGGCCACCCACATACCTGggcacaccttaaaccactaagcCATCTGCGCTCCTTTGTGACCTTTATCTGTAAAAAGATAActttattttggtcatttttcatCTAATATAACTTTCCAGTATTAAAACCACAGGTTTGATTAGAATCCAAATAGGAGTGAAAGTGTAGAGGCTGAGAGCTTGGTACAGAAGGTGTACCTTTTGACTTGTTCTTGTCATCTCCATTTAAATTTGtgcaaaacagtgaaaaactaACATGTGAATGAACAATAAAGTGCATCTTTATAATGAAGTGCATTATAagagttttcatttatttatttattcattcagtaATGTGTACTTTTTGTATGTAATGTACTTAAGTACAGACATCTATACTGTACTGACTTCAGAATGTACTAAAAAGTACAtgtacacaaaaagctactaAATTagtcttttttgtaaatatgattAACATGGCAAATAAAAGATTAGAATTTTGAATCAAAACTTATTTGAGAATTTCTACAGTTGATCATGATTGATCCCATCCTTTTTTACCCTGTTTCAGGattccactttttttgcatttaaaaccatttttgaatcattttggATTATTCTGTCATCTTAAACTAAGGCTCATTGAC
This window harbors:
- the LOC121512638 gene encoding lysosome-associated membrane glycoprotein 3, yielding MMLISQTGGWSLFLLAAVIPGVHLQENSSSIQPDPTSELNTEVQINQSVVDLSPKGPHFHGHSSSAQPESEVPTEAQTYHTYGNIPSRVAQGDGGSFQPFPDYDYPTGDQIYQPVLQPSESIPPIGSYMLKTPDGIPCIKATMGVEFIITEKKKWYLSLDPSRVTTSGYCIKDTAVLCLTLPNNAASLQFTFKKLQPKNYFCVTELKAHVTPLPVCHRCANKTYAGVMANGELFTTATGQSYKCLSESLIQMSSQLKIKLVPLQVQAFKLDKGQFGKEEECWADYTKRVVPIIIGAVVVCIVLVALVTFLFIRDRRIQGYDTL